Proteins from one Triticum aestivum cultivar Chinese Spring chromosome 7A, IWGSC CS RefSeq v2.1, whole genome shotgun sequence genomic window:
- the LOC123150349 gene encoding pre-mRNA-splicing factor ATP-dependent RNA helicase DEAH10, whose product MPAVASFRARASAPAPEMPSFSSGASPQKQQHNARRKQLIRQQRKSLPIASVEKRLVDEVRKNDTLIVVGETGSGKTTQLPQFLYDGGFCQDGKVIGITQPRRVAAVTVAKRVAEECNDQLGRKVGYSIRFDDSTSNATRIKYMTDGLLLREALLDPLLSKYSVIVVDEAHERTVHTDVLLGLLKKVQHSRSLHVNKNGKISDRPDHSQSSTLKACQGIKIAPLKLIIMSASLDAKCFSDYFGGAKAVHIQGRQYPVDTLYTYQPESDYLDATLVTIFQIHLEEGPGDILAFLTGQEEIESLERLIQERARQLPADSSKIWITPIYSSLPSEQQMNAFKPAPSGARKVVLATNIAETSVTIPGIKYVIDPGMVKARAYNPVTGMESLIIIPVSKAQALQRSGRAGREGPGKCFRLFQECEFDKLAESTIPEIKRCNLANVVLQLKALGIDDIIGFDFMEKPSRTSILKSLEQLILLGALTDDYKLSDPVGKQMARLPLDPMYSKALIVSSEFKCLEEMLIVVSMLSVESIFFTPREKLEEARAARKSFESSEGDHITLVNVYRAAAECLEKSKNANAKEKTMEKALNRWCFENFINYRSLRHARDVHSQIQGHVQQMGLNLSSCGDDMVQFRRCLTAAFFLNAAMRQPDGSFRALATGQSVQMHPSSVLFRTKPDCVIFNELVRTTQNYVKNLTRIDPLWLAELAPQYYATED is encoded by the exons ATGCCAGCCGTGGCGAGCTTCAGGGCCCGGGCGTCTGCACCAGCACCCGAGATGCCGTCCTTCTCCTCCGGTGCTTCTCCGCAGAAGCAGCAGCATAACGCAAG GAGGAAGCAGCTGATTCGTCAGCAGAGGAAGTCGCTTCCCATCGCGTCAG TGGAGAAAAGACTTGTCGATGAGGTGAGGAAGAATGACACGCTGATTGTTGTCGGCGAGACCGGTAGTGGCAAAACGACTC AGTTGCCACAGTTTTTGTATGATGGTGGGTTTTGTCAGGATGGAAAAGTGATTGGCATCACTCAGCCTCGAAGAGTTGCAGCTGTGACAGTAGCAAAGCGTGTCGCCGAGGAATGCAATGATCAGTTGGGCAGAAAGGTTGGATACTCTATAAGATTTGATGATTCCACATCTAATGCAACAAGGATTAAGTACATGACCGATGGTTTGCTTCTAAG ggaaGCCCTTTTGGATCCACTCTTGTCTAAGTATAGTGTTATAGTTGTTGACGAGGCCCACGAAAGAACTGTCCATACTGATGTATTGCTGGGTTTGTTGAAAAAAGTGCAGCATTCCCGATCTCTTCATGTGAATAAAAATGGAAAGATTTCTGACAGACCAGATCACTCTCAATCTTCTACCCTGAAGGCATGCCAGGGAATAAAGATTGCACCTCTAAAGCTGATTATTATGTCTGCCAGTCTGGATGCGAAGTGTTTTTCTGATTATTTTGGTGGCGCTAAAGCTGTACATATTCAAGGACGGCAATACCCCGTCGACACACTGTATACTTATCAGCCTGAGTCGGATTATCTAGATGCTACACTAGTTACGATCTTTCAG ATCCATTTGGAGGAAGGACCTGGAGACATTCTTGCATTTTTAACTGGTCAAGAGGAGATTGAATCCCTAGAGAGGCTTATTCAAGAGCGTGCTCGTCAACTTCCAGCAGATAGTAGCAAGATATGGATTACACCTATCTACTCGTCTCTTCCATCAGAACAGCAAATGAATGCATTTAAGCCAGCACCTTCTGGAGCCCGGAAG GTAGTTCTAGCAACGAATATCGCAGAGACTTCTGTAACAATACCTGGTATTAAATATGTTATTGATCCTGGTATGGTCAAAGCACGCGCCTACAATCCTGTAACTGGAATGGAGTCCCTAATCATCATTCCTGTCTCTAAAGCACAGGCTCTTCAAAGGAG TGGCCGTGCTGGACGTGAGGGGCCAGGGAAGTGCTTTCGGTTGTTCCAAGAATGTGAGTTCGATAAACTGGCGGAATCGACTATTCCTGAGATTAAACGATGTAACCTCGCAAATGTTGTACTACAACTCAAAGCTCTTGGGATTGATGACATCATAGGTTTCGATTTTATGGAGAAACCATCAAG GACGTCCATTTTGAAATCATTGGAGCAATTGATTTTACTAGGAGCTTTGACTGATGATTATAAGCTGTCAGATCCAGTGGGTAAACAGATGGCTAGGCTGCCTTTAGATCCCATGTACTCCAAGGCATTGATTGTGTCGAGTGAATTCAAGTGCTTGGAAGAAATGTTGATTGTTGTTTCTATGCTTTCAGTGGAGTCAATTTTCTTCACCCCACGTGAGAAGTTGGAAGAG GCAAGAGCTGCTAGGAAGAGTTTTGAAAGCTCTGAAGGAGACCATATAACTTTGGTGAATGTATATCGAGCTGCCGCAGAATGCTTGGAAAAGAGCAAAAACGCAAATGCTAAAGAAAAGACAATGGAAAAGGCTTTGAACAGATGGTGCTTCGAAAACTTCATCAATTATCGATCTTTAAGACATGCTCGTGATGTTCACAG CCAAATCCAGGGTCATGTCCAACAAATGGGGCTTAACCTGTCATCATGTGGAGACGACATGGTCCAGTTCCGGAGGTGCCTCACCGCTGCCTTCTTCCTGAACGCAGCAATGCGACAGCCAGATGGATCATTCAG GGCTCTCGCGACGGGGCAGAGCGTGCAGATGCACCCTTCATCGGTGCTGTTCCGGACCAAGCCGGACTGCGTCATCTTCAACGAGCTGGTCCGGACGACGCAGAACTACGTCAAGAACCTCACCCGGATCGACCCGCTGTGGCTGGCCGAGCTCGCCCCGCAGTACTACGCCACCGAAGACTAG
- the LOC123149811 gene encoding 26S proteasome regulatory subunit 7A, with the protein MAPEPEDDFLNEKNPRPLDEDDIALLKTYGLGPYSNSIKKVEKEIKEMAKKINDLCGIKESDTGLAPPSQWDLVSDKQMMQEEQPLQVARCTKIISPNTDDAKYVINVKQIAKFVVGLGDKVSPTDIEEGMRVGVDRNKYQIQIPLPPKIDPSVTMMTVEEKPDVTYNDVGGCKEQIEKMREVVELPMLHPEKFVKLGIDPPKGVLCYGPPGTGKTLLARAVANRTDACFIRVIGSELVQKYVGEGARMVRELFQMARSKKACIVFFDEVDAIGGARFDDGAGGDNEVQRTMLEIVNQLDGFDARGNIKVLMATNRPDTLDPALLRPGRLDRKVEFGLPDLEGRTQIFKIHTRAMNCERDIRFELLARLCPNSTGADIRSVCTEAGMYAIRARRKTVTEKDFLDAVNKVIKGYQKFSATPKYMVYN; encoded by the exons ATGGCGCCGGAGCCGGAGGACGACTTCCTGAACGAGAAGAACCCGAGGCCGCTCGACGAGGACGACATCGCCCTCCTCAAGACCTAC GGGCTTGGGCCGTACTCGAACAGCATCAAGAAGGTCGAGAAGGAGATAAAGGAGATGGCCAAGAAGATCAATGACCTGTGCG GGATAAAGGAGTCTGATACTGGGTTGGCTCCACCAAGCCAGTGGGATCTTGTGTCAGATAAACAGATGATGCAGGAGGAGCAACCACTGCAG GTCGCTCGATGCACGAAGATCATAAGTCCAAATACTGATGATGCCAAATATGTCATCAACGTCAAACAAATTGCAAAG TTTGTGGTCGGCTTAGGTGACAAAGTTTCCCCAACTGATATCGAGGAAGGAATGAGAGTTGG GGTTGATCGAAACAAATACCAGATCCAAATTCCTTTGCCGCCCAAGATTGATCCAAGTGTTACAATGATGACAGTTGAAGAAAAGCCGGATGTAACATATAATGATGTTGGTGGCTGCAAGGAGCAGATTGAGAAGATGCGGGAGGTTGTGGAGCTTCCTATGCTTCACCCCGAGAAGTTCGTCAAGCTGGGTATTGATCCTCCAAAGGGAGTACTTTGCTATGGTCCTCCAGGAACTGGAAAGACTCTTCTTGCCAGGGCAGTGGCCAATCGGACCGATGCATGTTTTATCCGTGTGATAGGAAGTGAGTTGGTGCAGAAGTATGTTGGTGAAGGGGCACGGATGGTTCGTGAGCTCTTCCAGATGGCTCGGTCAAAGAAGGCATGCATTGTCTTCTTTGACGAGGTTGATGCCATTGGTGGTGCTCGGTTTGACGACGGCGCTGGGGGTGACAATGAGGTCCAGCGCACCATGCTCGAGATTGTTAATCAGCTCGATGGGTTTGATGCGAGAGGAAACATCAAGGTCCTCATGGCTACCAACAGGCCTGATACATTGGACCCGGCACTGCTGCGTCCAGGGCGGCTGGACAGGAAGGTTGAGTTTGGCTTGCCAGACCTGGAGGGCCGCACCCAGATCTTCAAGATCCACACCCGTGCGATGAACTGCGAGCGGGACATCCGGTTTGAGCTGCTGGCCCGCCTCTGCCCCAACTCCACTG GTGCTGATATCCGGAGCGTCTGCACAGAGGCGGGAATGTATGCCATCCGTGCGCGCAGGAAGACCGTCACGGAGAAGGATTTCCTTGATGCAGTCAACAAGGTCATTAAGGGTTACCAAAAGTTCAGTGCCACGCCAAAGTACATGGTCTATAACTAG